A window of the Deltaproteobacteria bacterium HGW-Deltaproteobacteria-18 genome harbors these coding sequences:
- the yqeC gene encoding putative selenium-dependent hydroxylase accessory protein YqeC, producing the protein MYHEGLQLISPYRPDTAMADALDLPDRGLMAIVGAGGKTTAMYRLAAELIARGLRTACATTTKIFPPAPHQAELVLAENNTRLLDMCRETSAVRRPVCLGWALDGQKLLGLETEFIHRLADTKVFDWILVEADGARCLPLKVPAAHEPVIPGRSTHVLAVAGLTAIGSPLNEEHVCRSARYAELTGLAPGSPVTPASVAYACAHAEGMYKGTPDAAVRLLWLNQADTPRALDRGREVLGLLSDSGALPQRACLGAAGRAQCVMEVWT; encoded by the coding sequence ATGTATCATGAGGGCCTACAATTGATCAGCCCATACCGCCCTGACACGGCCATGGCCGACGCCCTGGACCTTCCGGACCGGGGCCTCATGGCCATCGTTGGCGCCGGGGGCAAGACCACGGCCATGTACCGCCTGGCCGCGGAACTGATCGCCCGCGGCCTGCGCACGGCCTGCGCCACCACCACGAAAATCTTCCCGCCGGCGCCGCACCAGGCCGAGCTCGTCCTGGCCGAGAACAACACGCGCCTGCTGGACATGTGCCGAGAAACCTCGGCCGTGAGGCGCCCCGTCTGCCTGGGCTGGGCCCTCGACGGGCAAAAGCTCCTAGGGCTCGAAACGGAGTTCATCCATCGCCTCGCCGACACAAAAGTCTTCGACTGGATCCTGGTGGAGGCCGACGGCGCGCGCTGCCTGCCCCTCAAGGTCCCGGCAGCGCACGAACCCGTAATACCCGGCCGCAGCACCCACGTGCTGGCCGTGGCGGGCCTGACCGCCATCGGCAGCCCCCTGAACGAGGAGCATGTCTGCCGCAGCGCGCGCTACGCCGAACTGACCGGGCTGGCCCCGGGCAGCCCGGTCACGCCCGCCTCCGTGGCCTACGCCTGCGCCCATGCCGAAGGCATGTACAAGGGAACCCCGGACGCGGCGGTGCGCCTGCTCTGGCTGAACCAGGCCGACACCCCTCGCGCCCTGGACCGCGGGCGGGAAGTGCTGGGGCTGCTGTCCGACAGCGGTGCGCTGCCCCAACGCGCCTGCCTGGGCGCGGCTGGACGCGCCCAGTGCGTCATGGAGGTCTGGACGTGA